From Paraflavitalea devenefica, the proteins below share one genomic window:
- a CDS encoding gluzincin family metallopeptidase, with translation MKIIGILTLVFTLLQATAQTQPHIQGTVHIKMSDGLIDCNFRLSNLPPLKEYKIMLNRGMNIRYCTSDSGQVLHYDGYYNGKINGEAIGYYLMKNKKDSFPFLPPAFSIQYKGAFPVYSDTLNSFDYKGFIALNGKTLRATEQSKWYPVIYDVSNDRLLDKYTYDITVYTEDARTVFINGCPPRQERPAHLISQTAVPLLLFAGDYDFLQSGRNYLLNATVDTGTAQTLFRELDKLKAFYAEKLKLPYEGGIYIISHQAVEPFKPGRAWGFTVFPSFAYAGVNFTTLITPAGKLDNKNTAFFAHELAHYYFNGTAGRWFWFWLESATEYLSLKAAEAFTDTSFYHQRIREYVTQIQDKKYPPLARITAANEIDNGYRYMYGPLLLLCFEKQFGQKTTYRILSDIIKKAPREAITLDVFKQTALANKIKEADFDQFYTDYLQSDKALSNTCNSVTDMIRQ, from the coding sequence ATGAAAATTATTGGCATTCTGACCCTTGTTTTTACCCTATTGCAGGCTACAGCTCAAACGCAACCCCATATCCAGGGCACGGTCCATATCAAAATGAGCGATGGGCTCATTGACTGCAACTTCCGGCTTTCCAACCTGCCTCCACTAAAAGAATACAAAATCATGCTTAACCGGGGCATGAATATCCGGTATTGTACGTCCGACAGCGGACAGGTATTACACTATGACGGGTATTACAATGGTAAAATAAACGGGGAAGCCATTGGCTACTACCTGATGAAAAACAAAAAAGACAGTTTCCCTTTTCTTCCCCCAGCTTTCAGCATCCAATACAAAGGAGCTTTCCCGGTATACAGCGATACCCTGAATAGCTTCGACTATAAAGGCTTCATTGCACTGAACGGAAAAACACTGCGGGCAACAGAACAAAGCAAATGGTATCCGGTGATCTATGATGTAAGCAATGACCGGCTGCTTGACAAGTACACGTATGATATTACCGTGTATACCGAGGATGCCAGAACGGTGTTTATCAACGGATGTCCGCCGCGGCAGGAACGGCCGGCCCATTTGATTTCCCAAACAGCCGTGCCACTGCTTTTATTTGCCGGTGATTACGATTTCTTGCAGTCCGGCAGGAACTACCTGTTGAATGCTACCGTAGATACAGGTACTGCACAGACGCTTTTCCGGGAGTTGGATAAATTAAAAGCTTTTTATGCAGAAAAATTAAAACTTCCCTATGAAGGCGGCATCTACATCATCTCCCACCAGGCAGTGGAACCTTTCAAACCTGGACGCGCCTGGGGATTTACAGTTTTCCCCAGCTTTGCCTATGCAGGGGTTAATTTCACTACGTTGATCACCCCGGCCGGCAAGCTGGACAATAAGAATACTGCCTTTTTTGCTCATGAACTGGCGCACTACTATTTTAATGGCACTGCAGGCCGCTGGTTCTGGTTCTGGCTTGAATCGGCTACAGAATATCTCTCCCTGAAAGCGGCAGAAGCATTTACGGATACCAGCTTTTATCACCAGCGGATCCGCGAATATGTTACACAAATACAAGATAAAAAATACCCGCCCCTTGCCCGGATCACGGCCGCCAATGAAATTGATAATGGCTACCGGTATATGTATGGTCCGCTTTTATTATTATGCTTTGAAAAGCAATTCGGACAAAAAACAACTTACAGGATTCTCTCAGACATTATCAAAAAAGCTCCCCGGGAAGCTATTACCCTGGATGTTTTTAAGCAAACCGCCCTGGCCAATAAGATCAAAGAGGCTGATTTCGATCAGTTCTATACTGATTACCTGCAGTCGGACAAGGCGCTTTCCAATACCTGCAACAGTGTAACCGATATGATCCGGCAATAG